The sequence TGATACGGTTACGATGTTTTTTTCCCAATTGGAAACCTCCTTTACGTGTAGTTACATCCATTAACATCGACAACATCATAAAAAATATACATACAGGGTGGGAAAAACGATGTTTGCATTTATGATTTCTTCCATCGTCGGAATTGTTGCGATTTTTTGTTCCTTGTTTATTAAATTCGAATTAGAGCGGCTCATTGGGCGGAGAAAGAAAATTTTCCTCCTTCATTTGGCAAACATTAGCTTCACTAACGTGGTTATTGCAAGCGCTTACTATGTGTTTAGTGGGATGTTTGAAACAAGCGAGCACCCATTTTACCTCATTTATTTAGCGTCTTTAGAAGCGATGTTACCAATTTATGTTGTTTGTTATTTAATATATGAACATTATGAGCAAGCGAAGAAAAAATATGTTGTAAGTGCAGGCGTGTTGATTAACCAATAATATCCATAAAAAACATAGAAAAAAGAGCACCTTTCCTGTAGAATGTAAGTAACAACACAAACAAACCTAGGAGGTGCTCTCTATGCACAAGCATACCACACTCCCAAATTTGATGCAAAAAATTGTTTCTGATGAAGATCTCCAGTCGATTACCGAAGCCGTTGGCTACCATGACACTTCGCGGACGTTTACGGTGCGCACGTTGGTTGATTTTTTTCTGCTGGCGGCACTTCACGAATGGAAAAGTTTCCGTCATGGTGCCGATGTGGCGAAAATGTACGGATTGCCGACGTTTCATTACTCGACGGTTTCTAAGAAAGCGAAAGAAGTTCCGTACGAGGTGATGAAGCGCTTATTTGCTTTGGTTGTTTCTAAGTGCAATCGCCAAACCCGCCGTTCGCTTCGCTTTCCAAAAGCATTGCGTATAGTAGACTCCACGACCGTCACCGTGGGGAAAAACCGCCTGACATGGGCACCCTATCATGGGGAACGATCCGGAGTGAAAATGCACGTCGCGTATTCCCCTGAGCAACAAATGCCGAGCGACATCGTAGAAACCGTAGGGTTGCGCCACGATGGACCGGTGGGAGAGCGGCTCACAGACGTACAAACGGTTCTTGTCGAAGATCGAGCGTACTTTAAAATTGAACGCCTCGATCGGTTTGTCGAACAGAAGCAACCGTTTGTGATTCGGATGAAAGACAATGTCGAGATCCATCAAAAAAAGAGCCTAAAGCGCCTTTCTTCCTCCTCTTCTTCTATTGTGGCGGATTTTACTTGCCAGTTAGGAACGAAACAATGTCGTTCCAAAAAGCGCCATCGCGTCGTGATCTTTCAGGATGCGAACGGGCATGAA comes from Anoxybacillus flavithermus and encodes:
- a CDS encoding IS4 family transposase, translated to MHKHTTLPNLMQKIVSDEDLQSITEAVGYHDTSRTFTVRTLVDFFLLAALHEWKSFRHGADVAKMYGLPTFHYSTVSKKAKEVPYEVMKRLFALVVSKCNRQTRRSLRFPKALRIVDSTTVTVGKNRLTWAPYHGERSGVKMHVAYSPEQQMPSDIVETVGLRHDGPVGERLTDVQTVLVEDRAYFKIERLDRFVEQKQPFVIRMKDNVEIHQKKSLKRLSSSSSSIVADFTCQLGTKQCRSKKRHRVVIFQDANGHEIRVVTNVLEASAEKIAEMYQERWTVEVFFRWIKQYLNVPTLFGNNEHAVYNQLFAAFIAYVLLRWLYHRTEKRTTSSLTFLSFVRRFFSGQLPLEWKSEMAAVLFEYARIYGRSMPNFG